Proteins co-encoded in one Lates calcarifer isolate ASB-BC8 linkage group LG17, TLL_Latcal_v3, whole genome shotgun sequence genomic window:
- the barhl2 gene encoding barH-like 2 homeobox protein — MEGSSGSSFGIDTILSSASNSGNPVLMNGDFRLGDSRTADFRSQATPSPCSEIDTVGTAPSSPISVTMEHAADPHLVQDSLQQHHHHHHNNQPQSLPLSPQQQQPLAGAGCAPRTATSSFLIKDILGDSKPLAACAPYSTSVSSPHHTPKPESATAPDGFRPKLEQDEGRSKLDKRDDIQSEMKCNGTKEEGDREISSSRDSPPVRTKKPRKARTAFTDHQLNQLERSFERQKYLSVQDRMDLAAALNLTDTQVKTWYQNRRTKWKRQTAVGLELLAEAGNYSALQRMFPSPYFYHPSLLGTVDSTTAAAAAAAMYSSMYRTPSTPHPSLQRPLVPRVLIHGLGPGGQPALNPLSNPMPGTPHPR; from the exons ATGGAAGGATCCAGCGGGTCGAGTTTTGGAATAGACACTATTTTATCCAGCGCCTCTAACTCTGGTAACCCCGTGCTAATGAACGGAGATTTTCGGCTCGGCGACAGCAGGACAGCGGATTTCAGGAGCCAGGCGACCCCTTCACCATGCTCGGAGATAGACACTGTGGGAACAGCCCCCTCGTCCCCCATCTCGGTCACCATGGAGCACGCCGCCGATCCGCATCTGGTCCAGGACAGCCTTCAGCAgcatcaccaccatcaccacaacAACCAGCCGCAGAGTTTGCCGCTGTcgcctcagcagcagcagccgctcGCCGGGGCCGGCTGCGCCCCGAGGACTGCCACCTCCTCGTTTCTAATCAAAGACATTTTGGGCGACAGTAAACCGCTGGCAGCCTGCGCACCTTACAGCACCAGTGTATCCTCACCCCATCACACGCCAAAACCAGAAAGTGCCACGGCTCCGGACGGCTTCAGGCCCAAGTTGGAACAAGACGAGGGCAGAAGCAAGTTGGACAAAAGAGACGACAttcaaagtgaaatgaaatgcaacg GGACTAAAGAAGAAGGTGACCGGGAGATCTCCAGTAGCAGAGACAGTCCACCGGTGCGCACGAAAAAACCTCGCAAAGCACGGACAGCCTTTACCGACCACCAGCTCAACCAGCTGGAGAGGAGCTTCGAGCGACAAAAATACCTCAGCGTGCAGGACCGCATGGACCTGGCCGCGGCTCTCaacctgacagacacacaagtcAAGACCTGGTACCAAAACAGACG GACGAAGTGGAAGAGGCAAACGGCGGTCGGATTAGAGCTCCTGGCTGAAGCAGGAAACTACTCGGCCTTACAGAGAATGTTCCCGTCGCCCTATTTCTACCACCCGAGCCTGCTGGGCACCGTGGACAGTACGACGGCAGCCGCGGCGGCCGCAGCCATGTACAGCAGTATGTACCGGACTCCTTCCACGCCGCATCCCAGCCTCCAGAGACCTCTTGTCCCGAGGGTGCTCATTCATGGCCTTGGGCCGGGGGGGCAACCGGCACTAAACCCCCTCTCTAACCCCATGCCCGGCACACCTCACCCGCgataa